One window from the genome of Sporichthyaceae bacterium encodes:
- a CDS encoding DUF732 domain-containing protein, whose amino-acid sequence MPTVGTPIHIVPSLPIRSRAQRTALYVATGVVALLAWVGIFVLILGHRGDAAASPWPNKLSVPQQTALSRLPTGKLDAAKRSAALATFDKAIGVDVSADEGAQAATTACGLLQAKQSPTELVDAAASGGALSPQAARAYLLGATRLYCPGNAAVFADPKPKH is encoded by the coding sequence ATGCCCACGGTGGGAACACCGATTCACATCGTGCCCTCGCTGCCCATCCGCAGCCGGGCTCAGCGGACCGCCTTGTACGTGGCCACCGGGGTCGTGGCGCTGCTCGCCTGGGTGGGCATTTTCGTGCTCATCCTGGGTCACCGCGGCGATGCCGCCGCTTCGCCGTGGCCGAACAAGCTGTCCGTGCCGCAGCAGACGGCGCTGTCCAGGCTGCCCACCGGCAAGCTGGACGCGGCCAAGCGCAGCGCGGCGCTGGCCACCTTCGACAAGGCGATCGGGGTCGATGTCTCCGCCGATGAGGGCGCGCAGGCGGCGACCACCGCCTGTGGGCTGCTCCAGGCCAAGCAGAGCCCGACGGAGCTGGTCGATGCCGCGGCCAGCGGCGGCGCGCTCAGCCCGCAGGCGGCCCGCGCCTACCTGCTCGGCGCGACCCGGCTCTACTGCCCCGGCAACGCCGCCGTCTTCGCCGACCCGAAGCCGAAGCACTGA
- a CDS encoding TldD/PmbA family protein produces the protein MTRTISDDFLALPREALAEAALAEAKTLGATHADFRLERLRQQAIRLRDGRLEASGEGADIGCAVRVVVDGTWGFAAGVDLTPQAAVQLARQAVEVARTCRPVNTEPIELAAEPTHGTQSWVSAYEIDPFTIGESEKIALLADWSHRVLAHPAVSHVDASVLAVLENKFYADLAGTVTTQQRVRVQPSLDATAIDTDSGRFETMDTLAPPAGRGWEYLTGTGWDWDGELAALGDLLAEKLAAPSVQAGRYDLVIDPTNLWLTIHESIGHATELDRALGYEAAYAGTSFATPDKLNTLQYGSALMNVTGDRTVPHGLATIGFDDEGVAGQSWDIVRGGILVGYQLDRRIAAHTGATRSNGCAFADSPGHTPIQRMANVSLQPAAHGPSTAELIASVDKGIYIVGNKSWSIDMQRYNFQFTGQRFFAIRDGKLAGQLRDVAYQATTTDFWGSMSAVGGPQTYLLGGAFNCGKGQPGQVAAVSHGCPSALFRGVRVLNTIEEGGR, from the coding sequence GTGACCCGGACGATCAGCGACGACTTCCTCGCGCTGCCCCGCGAAGCCCTCGCGGAGGCCGCGCTGGCCGAGGCCAAGACCCTCGGTGCCACCCATGCCGACTTCCGACTGGAACGCCTGCGCCAACAGGCGATCCGGCTACGCGACGGTCGACTGGAGGCCAGCGGCGAGGGTGCCGACATCGGCTGTGCGGTGCGCGTGGTGGTGGACGGCACCTGGGGCTTCGCGGCCGGCGTCGACCTGACCCCGCAAGCCGCGGTGCAGCTGGCCCGTCAGGCCGTCGAGGTGGCCCGCACCTGCCGTCCGGTCAACACCGAACCGATTGAGCTCGCCGCCGAACCCACGCACGGCACGCAGAGTTGGGTGTCGGCGTATGAGATCGACCCGTTCACCATCGGCGAGTCGGAGAAGATTGCGCTGCTGGCCGACTGGAGCCACCGGGTGCTGGCCCACCCCGCGGTGTCCCACGTGGACGCGAGCGTGCTGGCGGTGCTGGAGAACAAGTTCTACGCCGACCTGGCCGGCACCGTGACCACCCAGCAGCGGGTCCGCGTGCAGCCCAGCCTGGACGCCACCGCGATCGACACCGACTCCGGTCGCTTCGAGACCATGGACACCCTGGCCCCGCCCGCCGGCCGCGGCTGGGAGTACCTCACCGGCACCGGTTGGGACTGGGACGGGGAACTCGCGGCACTGGGTGATCTGCTGGCGGAGAAACTTGCCGCCCCGTCGGTGCAGGCCGGCCGCTACGACCTGGTGATCGACCCGACCAACCTGTGGCTGACCATCCACGAGTCCATCGGGCATGCCACCGAACTGGACCGGGCGCTGGGCTACGAGGCCGCCTACGCGGGCACCTCGTTCGCCACCCCGGACAAGCTGAACACCCTGCAATACGGCTCAGCGCTGATGAACGTCACCGGCGACCGCACCGTGCCGCACGGGCTGGCCACCATCGGTTTCGACGACGAGGGCGTGGCCGGGCAGTCCTGGGACATCGTCCGCGGCGGCATCCTGGTCGGCTACCAACTCGACCGACGCATCGCAGCGCACACCGGCGCGACGCGGTCCAACGGCTGCGCGTTCGCCGACTCCCCCGGCCACACCCCGATCCAGCGGATGGCCAACGTCTCGCTGCAACCGGCCGCGCACGGCCCGTCCACCGCGGAGTTGATCGCCTCGGTGGACAAGGGGATCTACATCGTCGGCAACAAGAGCTGGTCGATCGACATGCAGCGCTACAACTTCCAGTTCACCGGCCAACGCTTCTTCGCGATCCGCGACGGCAAGCTCGCCGGCCAACTGCGCGACGTGGCCTACCAGGCGACCACCACCGACTTCTGGGGCTCGATGAGCGCGGTGGGCGGCCCGCAGACGTACCTGTTGGGCGGAGCGTTCAACTGCGGCAAGGGTCAACCCGGCCAGGTCGCCGCGGTCAGCCACGGCTGCCCGTCGGCGCTGTTCCGCGGGGTGCGGGTGCTCAACACCATCGAGGAGGGGGGCCGATGA
- a CDS encoding trypsin-like peptidase domain-containing protein, producing MDETSPQPPVDPNDPWGAPPVGPGTSGNAAPGGGPGEPPTEPSGGYSYPPSSGSGEYSYPPSSSDYTYPSAGSGYSSGDYGYGYGGSAASPPGSGFPPADVGSYGQTPAGEYPPPPVQPAGGNVWPTAPVPVARSRRSRGPLYLAGIVLLASLVGGGIGGAIGYNAADDDNTAASSTLNIPVTSSKSTAPAGSVQQVAEKVVPSVVSIDVRNLSNNGSNSPLDNLFPGLGGGNGSQRNNNNAVEGSGSGIVLSKDGLILTNNHVAGDGDLSVTFNDGRSVRAHLIEADKATDLAVVQAEGVDDAIPINFGRSADLAVGQPVVAIGSPLGLSGTVTQGIISALHRPLLPQDDGSSSGNDTQSVIDGIQTDAPINPGNSGGALVDLNGNLVGITSAIASLGSSLGGQSGSIGLGFAIPIDQARIIADKLAKKEPVYHALLGVQVSTSDDPTQRGALIQKVTANGPAAAAGLKKGDLVIKLDDRLIDTSDALVAGVRSRQPGDKATITYIRGNETKTVDVSLGSDEGGSA from the coding sequence ATGGACGAAACCAGCCCGCAGCCCCCCGTCGATCCGAACGACCCGTGGGGCGCTCCGCCGGTCGGTCCCGGAACATCCGGCAACGCCGCGCCCGGCGGCGGCCCGGGCGAGCCGCCGACCGAGCCGAGCGGTGGGTACAGCTACCCGCCGAGCAGCGGCAGCGGCGAGTACAGCTACCCGCCGAGCAGTAGCGATTACACCTACCCGAGTGCGGGCTCCGGCTACTCCTCGGGTGATTACGGCTACGGCTATGGCGGCAGCGCGGCGAGTCCCCCGGGGTCCGGCTTTCCCCCGGCCGACGTGGGCAGCTACGGCCAGACCCCGGCCGGGGAGTACCCGCCGCCCCCGGTCCAGCCGGCCGGCGGCAACGTGTGGCCGACCGCACCGGTACCCGTCGCCCGCTCCCGGAGGAGCCGCGGCCCGTTGTACCTGGCCGGGATCGTGCTGTTGGCCAGCCTGGTCGGCGGTGGCATCGGTGGGGCGATCGGCTACAACGCCGCCGACGACGACAACACGGCCGCGTCGTCCACCCTGAACATTCCGGTGACCAGCAGCAAGTCCACGGCACCGGCCGGGTCGGTGCAGCAGGTGGCGGAGAAGGTGGTGCCCAGTGTGGTGTCCATCGACGTGCGCAACCTGTCCAACAACGGCAGCAACTCCCCGCTGGACAATCTGTTCCCCGGCCTCGGCGGGGGCAACGGGTCGCAGCGCAATAACAACAACGCGGTCGAGGGCAGCGGCAGCGGCATCGTGCTCAGCAAGGACGGCCTGATCCTGACCAACAACCACGTGGCCGGCGACGGCGACCTGTCCGTGACGTTCAACGACGGCCGCAGCGTGCGGGCGCACCTGATCGAGGCCGACAAGGCCACCGACCTGGCCGTGGTCCAGGCCGAGGGCGTGGACGACGCGATCCCGATCAACTTCGGTCGCTCCGCGGATCTGGCCGTGGGCCAGCCGGTAGTGGCCATCGGCTCGCCGCTCGGCCTGTCCGGCACGGTCACCCAGGGCATCATCTCCGCGCTGCACCGTCCGCTGCTGCCGCAGGATGACGGCTCGAGCAGCGGCAACGACACGCAGAGCGTCATCGACGGCATCCAGACCGATGCGCCGATCAACCCCGGTAACTCCGGTGGCGCGCTGGTCGACCTGAACGGCAACCTGGTCGGCATCACCTCCGCGATCGCCTCGTTGGGCAGCTCGTTGGGCGGTCAGTCCGGCTCGATCGGCCTGGGCTTTGCGATCCCCATCGACCAGGCCCGGATCATCGCCGACAAGTTGGCCAAGAAGGAGCCCGTCTACCACGCCCTGCTCGGCGTGCAGGTGTCCACGTCGGACGACCCGACCCAACGCGGCGCGTTGATCCAGAAGGTCACCGCCAACGGGCCGGCCGCCGCGGCCGGGCTGAAAAAGGGCGATCTGGTCATCAAGCTGGACGACCGGCTGATCGACACCTCCGACGCGCTGGTGGCCGGCGTGCGGTCCCGCCAACCGGGTGACAAGGCCACGATCACCTATATCCGCGGGAACGAAACAAAGACAGTGGACGTCTCATTGGGCAGCGATGAGGGCGGCTCGGCCTGA
- a CDS encoding SURF1 family protein: MYRFLFTARWLSLLVVAVLAIPGCTELAFWQLHRLHHAQRHNDQIRTNSRAPVVDAATLMNVGGTVPGAEQWRAVTATGHYDVEHTLLVRNHSRQGAPGFHVLSPLVTAAGPAVLVDRGWVGVPDAGGAPSLPPSPTGQVQVGGLLRPSETQTRRGPRDAADVPAGQVVKIDVPRISPTLPYPVYGGYVQLRTQNPPAPVVDGLSSPDPASLPGSDTEMLHLAYASQWFVFAGIAPIGFLLLVRREAADLRRRPTAPRPGDLAPA, encoded by the coding sequence GTGTACCGGTTCCTGTTCACTGCGCGCTGGCTGTCGCTGCTGGTGGTCGCAGTCCTGGCCATACCGGGGTGTACCGAGCTGGCGTTCTGGCAATTGCACCGCTTGCACCACGCCCAACGGCACAACGACCAGATCCGCACCAACTCGCGCGCGCCCGTGGTGGACGCGGCCACCCTGATGAACGTCGGGGGCACGGTGCCCGGCGCCGAACAGTGGCGTGCGGTGACCGCCACCGGCCACTACGACGTCGAGCACACGCTGTTGGTGCGCAACCACTCCCGGCAGGGTGCGCCGGGCTTTCACGTGCTCTCGCCGTTGGTCACCGCGGCCGGGCCGGCCGTCCTGGTGGACCGCGGCTGGGTGGGCGTGCCCGATGCGGGCGGCGCGCCGTCGCTGCCGCCGAGCCCGACCGGCCAGGTGCAGGTCGGCGGCCTGCTGCGGCCCAGCGAGACGCAGACCCGACGTGGGCCGCGCGACGCCGCGGACGTGCCCGCCGGCCAGGTGGTCAAGATCGACGTGCCGCGTATCTCCCCCACGTTGCCGTACCCGGTGTACGGCGGCTACGTGCAACTGCGCACCCAGAACCCACCCGCCCCGGTGGTGGACGGTCTGTCCTCCCCCGACCCGGCGTCGCTGCCGGGCTCGGACACCGAGATGCTGCACCTCGCCTACGCCTCGCAGTGGTTCGTGTTCGCGGGCATCGCGCCGATCGGCTTCCTGCTGTTGGTCCGCCGGGAGGCGGCCGACCTGCGGCGGCGACCCACGGCGCCGCGGCCGGGCGACCTCGCCCCGGCCTGA
- the moaA gene encoding GTP 3',8-cyclase MoaA gives MTRRWSLVLLDTFGRQATDLRVSLTDRCNLRCSYCMPAEGLDWMPNADLLSEDELIRLIGIAVERLGVNEVRFTGGEPLIRRGLLNIVKRAAELNPRPQLSVTTNGIGLDKLAGPLAECGLDRVNVSLDTVDREVFKTITRRDRFDDVVAGLAAADAAGLRPVKVNAVLLRGSNDSNPEDLLAWCLERGYQLRFIEQMPLDAQHGWNRDQMITADEILEKLSSKFDLSPEPSSIRGSAPAERWYVDGGPDTVGIIASVTRPFCGDCDRVRLTADGQVRNCLFAREESDLKIAMRAGATDAELAVRWQVAIRGKKAGHGIDDPTFLQPDRPMSAIGG, from the coding sequence GTGACGAGGAGGTGGTCCTTGGTGTTGCTCGACACCTTCGGGCGGCAAGCCACGGACCTGCGTGTTTCCCTGACCGACCGGTGCAATCTGCGGTGTTCGTACTGCATGCCGGCCGAGGGACTGGACTGGATGCCGAACGCCGATCTGCTCAGCGAGGACGAGCTGATCCGGCTGATCGGCATCGCCGTGGAGCGGCTGGGCGTCAACGAGGTTCGCTTCACCGGCGGCGAGCCGCTGATCCGCCGCGGGCTGCTGAACATCGTGAAGCGCGCCGCGGAACTCAACCCGCGCCCCCAGCTGTCGGTGACCACCAACGGCATCGGCCTGGACAAGCTGGCCGGGCCGCTCGCCGAGTGCGGCCTGGACCGGGTCAACGTCTCGCTGGACACCGTGGACCGGGAGGTGTTCAAGACCATCACCCGCCGCGACCGGTTCGACGACGTCGTGGCCGGCTTGGCCGCCGCGGATGCCGCCGGGCTGCGACCGGTGAAGGTGAACGCGGTGCTGCTGCGCGGCAGCAACGACAGCAACCCGGAAGACCTGCTGGCCTGGTGCCTGGAGCGCGGCTACCAGTTGCGGTTCATCGAGCAGATGCCGCTGGATGCTCAGCACGGCTGGAACCGCGACCAGATGATCACCGCCGACGAGATCCTGGAGAAGCTCTCGTCGAAGTTCGACCTCAGCCCGGAGCCCAGCTCGATCCGCGGATCCGCCCCCGCCGAGCGGTGGTACGTGGACGGCGGCCCGGACACGGTCGGCATCATCGCCAGCGTCACCCGGCCGTTCTGCGGGGACTGCGACCGGGTGCGACTGACCGCGGACGGTCAGGTGCGCAACTGCCTGTTCGCGCGCGAGGAGTCCGACCTGAAGATCGCCATGCGGGCCGGCGCCACGGACGCCGAACTCGCGGTGCGCTGGCAGGTCGCGATACGGGGCAAGAAGGCCGGGCACGGGATCGACGACCCGACGTTCCTGCAGCCCGACCGGCCCATGTCCGCCATTGGCGGCTGA
- a CDS encoding enoyl-CoA hydratase/isomerase family protein, producing MGAVIEQAGEVRNDVLAAGHVRLFVEGSLATVVLDLPERRNAMTPSRWAALAAVPDLLSDDVVVVLVRGEGATFCAGLDLRMASTEGVPGEQSIADVAALGGAGIRDWIEVQSRAHTWLGDPRWVSVAAIQGAAVGAGFQLALAADVRVIATDARFCMKEASLGLVPDVTGTATLYRAVGYGRALELSASARWVDAAEAMSMGLAVRMVAPEELATAAAEVCASFTANPPAAVRAVKQLMLGAAGRSQAEQAAAERSTQVPLLQAMAARIR from the coding sequence ATGGGTGCTGTCATCGAACAAGCCGGGGAAGTGCGCAACGACGTCCTGGCCGCCGGGCATGTGCGGTTGTTCGTCGAGGGTTCATTGGCCACCGTGGTGCTGGACCTGCCCGAGCGGCGCAATGCGATGACCCCGTCCCGGTGGGCGGCGTTGGCCGCCGTGCCTGACCTGCTGTCCGACGATGTCGTCGTGGTGCTGGTGCGCGGCGAGGGCGCCACCTTCTGCGCCGGCCTGGACCTGCGCATGGCGAGCACCGAGGGCGTGCCCGGCGAGCAGTCGATCGCCGACGTCGCCGCGCTGGGCGGCGCGGGCATCCGGGACTGGATCGAGGTGCAGTCGCGGGCGCACACCTGGCTGGGCGACCCGCGCTGGGTCAGCGTGGCCGCGATCCAGGGTGCCGCCGTCGGTGCGGGGTTCCAGCTCGCGTTGGCCGCCGACGTCCGGGTGATCGCCACCGACGCCCGCTTCTGCATGAAGGAGGCATCCCTCGGCCTGGTGCCCGACGTCACGGGCACCGCGACCCTGTACCGCGCCGTCGGCTACGGACGGGCCCTGGAGTTGTCCGCCTCGGCCCGCTGGGTGGATGCCGCCGAGGCGATGTCCATGGGCCTGGCAGTGCGCATGGTGGCCCCGGAGGAGCTGGCCACCGCCGCGGCCGAGGTGTGCGCAAGCTTCACGGCCAACCCGCCCGCTGCGGTGCGCGCGGTCAAGCAGCTGATGCTCGGCGCCGCCGGACGCAGCCAGGCCGAGCAGGCCGCGGCCGAGCGGTCCACCCAGGTTCCGTTGCTGCAGGCGATGGCGGCCCGCATTCGCTGA
- a CDS encoding TldD/PmbA family protein, which yields MRPQDLVEAALELTTADGAMVIAQESSTANLRWASNTLTTNGVARSREVAVIACVDGAQGTATGVLSRSNPDRAQLADLVRAAEAAARGGEPAEDALPLVEKTEAGPSEDWDANPGSTSIAVFADLAAGLGEAFGRARGDDRLLFGFAEHDVSTVFLGTSTGLRLRHTQPTGRLEINGKSADYARSAWAGAATRDFTDIDVATLDSSLTERLRWAQRQIALDAGRYETVLPPTAVADLMINAYWSATGRDSAEGRTVFSAPSGRTRLGEQLTPAPVTLRSDPAAPGLQCCPFALTTASGSTASVFDNGLAVPGVDWISNGALTNLIHTRWTAREFGGTNGATPAADNLVMSSAAPTGSLQDLIARTSRGLLLTCLWYIREVDPQTLLLTGLTRDGVYLVENGEVTGAVNNFRFNESPVDLLRRLVEVGDTVPTLPREWGDWFTRAAMPAVRVDGFNMSSVSAAQ from the coding sequence ATGAGACCTCAAGACTTGGTGGAGGCCGCACTCGAGCTGACCACCGCGGACGGCGCCATGGTTATCGCGCAGGAGTCGTCGACAGCGAACCTGCGTTGGGCGTCGAACACGTTGACCACCAACGGCGTGGCCCGCTCCCGCGAGGTCGCGGTGATCGCGTGTGTGGACGGTGCGCAGGGCACCGCCACCGGGGTGCTGTCCCGCAGCAACCCCGACCGTGCGCAACTCGCCGACCTGGTGCGGGCCGCCGAGGCGGCGGCACGCGGCGGCGAACCGGCCGAGGATGCCCTGCCATTGGTGGAGAAGACCGAGGCGGGCCCGTCGGAGGACTGGGACGCGAACCCCGGATCAACGTCGATCGCGGTGTTCGCCGACCTGGCCGCCGGCCTCGGGGAGGCGTTCGGGCGCGCCCGCGGCGACGACCGGTTGCTGTTCGGCTTCGCCGAGCACGACGTGAGCACGGTCTTCCTGGGCACCTCGACAGGGTTGCGGCTGCGGCACACCCAGCCCACCGGCCGGTTGGAGATCAACGGCAAGTCCGCCGACTACGCCCGCTCGGCCTGGGCCGGTGCGGCCACCCGCGACTTCACCGACATCGACGTGGCCACGCTGGACTCCTCGCTGACCGAGCGGCTGCGCTGGGCGCAACGCCAGATCGCGCTGGACGCGGGCCGGTACGAGACGGTGCTGCCGCCCACCGCGGTGGCCGACCTGATGATCAACGCCTACTGGTCGGCCACCGGTCGGGATTCCGCCGAGGGCCGCACCGTGTTCTCCGCGCCGTCCGGACGCACCCGCCTCGGTGAGCAGCTCACCCCGGCGCCGGTAACCCTGCGCAGCGATCCGGCCGCGCCCGGCCTGCAGTGCTGCCCGTTCGCGTTGACCACCGCCTCGGGCAGCACCGCATCGGTGTTCGACAACGGCCTGGCCGTACCGGGCGTGGACTGGATCTCCAACGGCGCGCTGACCAATCTGATCCACACCCGGTGGACCGCCCGGGAGTTCGGCGGCACCAACGGCGCGACGCCGGCCGCGGACAACCTGGTGATGTCCTCCGCCGCCCCGACTGGCAGCCTGCAGGACCTGATCGCACGCACCTCGCGCGGCCTGCTGCTGACCTGCCTCTGGTACATCCGCGAGGTCGACCCGCAGACCCTGCTGCTCACCGGCCTGACCCGGGATGGGGTCTACCTGGTGGAGAACGGCGAGGTCACCGGCGCAGTGAACAACTTCCGGTTCAACGAGAGCCCCGTGGACCTATTGCGCCGCCTCGTCGAGGTCGGCGACACAGTGCCCACCCTGCCCCGGGAATGGGGCGACTGGTTCACCCGCGCCGCCATGCCCGCCGTCCGGGTGGACGGCTTCAACATGTCCTCGGTCAGCGCCGCACAGTAA
- a CDS encoding DUF3099 domain-containing protein, whose translation MRTRKRHEPVYRVSGVRESRTEDVRRRQRRYGISMGIRTLCFVAAVVTHGPARWVLFTGALVLPYIAVVIANAGRGPSTDAPVPVVLPSRTQLPPLDHDRNGPLNG comes from the coding sequence ATGCGCACCCGGAAACGCCACGAGCCGGTGTACCGGGTCAGTGGCGTGCGGGAGAGCCGAACCGAGGACGTGCGACGCCGGCAGCGCCGCTACGGGATCTCGATGGGGATCCGCACCTTGTGCTTCGTGGCCGCCGTGGTCACCCACGGGCCGGCGCGCTGGGTGCTGTTCACGGGCGCGCTGGTACTGCCCTACATCGCGGTGGTCATCGCCAACGCCGGTCGCGGCCCCTCGACGGACGCGCCGGTGCCGGTGGTGCTGCCCTCACGCACCCAATTACCGCCATTGGATCATGATCGAAATGGGCCACTGAACGGGTGA
- a CDS encoding SDR family oxidoreductase, whose product MDLGLDGRVYLVTGASKGLGLAAATALIGEGARVVLVARQEDPVSTAAAGLGERAIGLAEDLGDPAAAERVIAAAHARFGRLDGALLSVGGPPPGTVLDTTDEQWRAAFDTVFLGTLRIARAVARGLEAGGSIAFVLSTSVRQPIPNLTLSNGLRPGLAMAAKALADELGPAGIRVNGLMPGRIATDRMKQLDASSGDAEASRARNNASIPLGRYGEPEEFGRVAAFLLSPAASYLTGIMLPVDGGMLRGL is encoded by the coding sequence ATGGATCTCGGTCTGGATGGACGTGTCTACCTGGTTACCGGCGCGAGCAAGGGCCTCGGCCTGGCCGCGGCCACGGCCTTGATCGGCGAGGGCGCCCGGGTGGTGCTGGTGGCCCGACAGGAGGACCCGGTCAGTACGGCGGCGGCCGGTCTGGGCGAACGGGCCATCGGGCTGGCCGAGGATCTCGGCGACCCGGCCGCGGCCGAGCGGGTGATCGCGGCGGCGCATGCCCGTTTCGGGCGCCTGGACGGCGCGCTGCTCAGCGTCGGCGGTCCGCCGCCGGGCACGGTGCTGGACACCACCGACGAGCAGTGGCGGGCCGCGTTCGACACGGTGTTCCTCGGCACCCTGCGCATCGCCCGCGCGGTGGCGCGCGGCCTGGAGGCCGGCGGCTCGATCGCGTTCGTGCTGTCCACCTCGGTTCGTCAACCGATCCCGAACCTGACGCTGTCCAACGGGCTTCGGCCCGGTCTGGCCATGGCCGCGAAGGCGCTGGCCGACGAACTGGGGCCGGCCGGTATCCGGGTCAACGGTCTGATGCCGGGCCGGATCGCCACCGACCGGATGAAGCAGTTGGACGCCTCCTCCGGCGATGCGGAGGCCTCGCGGGCACGCAACAACGCATCGATTCCGCTGGGTCGCTACGGCGAACCGGAGGAGTTCGGCCGGGTGGCCGCGTTCCTGCTCAGCCCGGCGGCGTCCTACCTGACCGGGATCATGCTGCCGGTCGACGGCGGGATGCTGCGCGGGCTGTGA
- a CDS encoding HAMP domain-containing sensor histidine kinase gives MGPASETTIGTTPEGGVRTPPDWLRRPVAVPRIKVQPRPPTEPQLPERAIWDALVGDDAPADLRDIAALIPSPAPVPAPVPVKVRRRTTFFHLLATRFNNLSLQVRVAALVAIVVGITVAVTSLAAFFTIRAQLYASFDRSLMGRAQALELTPATDFTGYVHFPSGIFAAADTRLAIVYPDGTPFYASPEDAPPIGDQEIKVANGTYRSSIRTTDYKGHTYRVYAIPKTQEEGARTAFVLAQTTGEVDRSLRELGTALLVIGLAGVALATYAGVVVARQGLRPVTRLTQAAEHVARTGELRPIKVRGDDELARLGASFNAMLLAVERSRDRQRRLVADAGHELRTPLTSLRTNLDLLAQAQNQAGLSAQDKAELLDDVRAQVEELTGLVSDLVELARDDAERAEGRPVDMAEVVAAAVERARRRAPEVTFDVRTRPWTVFGDARALERAVLNLLDNAGKWSPAGGTVTVRLSDGVVSVADQGPGIAEADLPFVFERFYRSEDARTMTGSGLGLAIVRQATERHGGTVTADRATQGGALMRIRLPHSSSVTHTTR, from the coding sequence GTGGGGCCGGCGTCCGAGACCACCATCGGAACCACTCCCGAGGGTGGCGTCCGCACGCCCCCGGACTGGTTGCGCCGCCCGGTCGCGGTGCCGCGGATCAAGGTCCAACCACGTCCGCCGACCGAACCGCAGCTACCCGAACGCGCGATCTGGGACGCCCTGGTCGGCGATGACGCACCGGCTGACCTGCGCGACATCGCGGCGCTCATCCCGAGCCCGGCGCCGGTGCCGGCCCCCGTCCCCGTCAAGGTCCGCCGTCGCACCACGTTCTTCCACCTGCTGGCCACCCGGTTCAACAATCTGTCGCTGCAGGTCCGGGTCGCCGCGCTGGTCGCCATCGTGGTCGGCATCACCGTGGCAGTAACGTCGCTGGCCGCGTTCTTCACCATCCGGGCCCAGCTCTACGCCTCGTTCGATCGCAGCTTGATGGGTCGCGCCCAGGCACTGGAGCTGACCCCGGCCACCGATTTCACCGGGTACGTGCACTTCCCGTCCGGGATCTTCGCGGCGGCCGATACTCGCCTGGCGATCGTCTATCCGGACGGCACCCCGTTCTACGCCAGCCCGGAGGACGCTCCCCCGATCGGCGATCAGGAGATCAAGGTCGCCAACGGCACCTACCGCTCCTCGATCCGCACCACCGATTACAAGGGCCACACCTACCGGGTCTACGCGATCCCGAAGACCCAGGAGGAGGGCGCCCGGACCGCCTTCGTGCTCGCCCAGACCACCGGGGAGGTCGACCGTTCACTGCGCGAGTTGGGCACCGCGCTGCTGGTGATCGGTCTGGCCGGGGTGGCGCTGGCCACCTACGCCGGCGTGGTGGTGGCCCGGCAGGGGCTGCGCCCGGTCACCCGGCTCACCCAGGCCGCCGAGCACGTCGCCCGAACCGGGGAGCTGCGCCCGATCAAGGTGCGCGGGGATGACGAGTTGGCCCGCCTGGGCGCCAGCTTCAACGCGATGCTGCTGGCCGTGGAACGCTCGCGGGATCGCCAACGCCGACTGGTCGCTGACGCCGGGCACGAGCTGCGCACCCCGTTGACCAGCCTGCGCACGAATCTGGACCTGCTGGCCCAGGCGCAGAACCAGGCCGGGCTGTCGGCCCAGGACAAGGCCGAGCTGCTCGACGACGTGCGTGCCCAGGTGGAGGAACTGACCGGGCTGGTCTCCGACCTCGTCGAGCTGGCCCGCGATGACGCGGAGCGCGCCGAGGGCCGCCCGGTGGACATGGCAGAAGTGGTCGCCGCCGCCGTGGAACGCGCCCGTCGGCGCGCCCCGGAGGTCACCTTCGATGTGCGCACCCGACCGTGGACGGTGTTCGGCGACGCCCGCGCACTGGAACGCGCCGTGCTGAACCTGTTGGACAACGCGGGCAAGTGGAGCCCGGCCGGTGGCACGGTCACCGTGCGGTTGTCCGACGGCGTGGTCAGCGTGGCCGACCAGGGACCCGGTATCGCCGAGGCGGACCTGCCGTTCGTCTTCGAGCGCTTCTACCGGTCCGAGGACGCCCGCACGATGACCGGCTCCGGGCTCGGCCTGGCGATCGTGCGACAGGCCACGGAGCGGCACGGGGGCACGGTGACCGCGGACCGGGCCACCCAGGGTGGCGCCCTGATGCGGATTCGGCTTCCGCACTCCTCCTCGGTGACGCACACGACCCGCTAA
- a CDS encoding dodecin: MTDRTYRVTELVGTSQDGVEAAIRAAINRAGQTLRHVDWFEVTEIRGYIRDGEVDSYQVGVKLGFRLEDP; this comes from the coding sequence ATGACTGATCGCACGTACCGGGTGACCGAACTGGTCGGCACGTCTCAGGACGGCGTGGAGGCGGCCATCCGGGCCGCGATCAACCGCGCCGGCCAGACGCTGCGTCATGTCGACTGGTTCGAGGTCACCGAGATCCGTGGCTACATCCGGGACGGGGAGGTGGATTCCTACCAGGTCGGGGTCAAGCTCGGCTTCCGGCTCGAAGACCCGTGA